One Sulfurihydrogenibium subterraneum DSM 15120 DNA segment encodes these proteins:
- a CDS encoding DEAD/DEAH box helicase family protein translates to MSIETYLPSYMSKYEIKEILEKLFSNQQILDALLKGKDICAKKPEEINKISPLHKYTFLYFLFEEIIGFKQKELYKRSDKYDLLTQEDIKMYLTQKPIFERKKDKIEEAISNTLNYEKEIRKNIDGFIFTYYQFFTVLFTELFFLFRENIESELKKYIEKNYSKAKEILAIKRDELELIKNTKKDKTKLEKSVEYFENYVNQPLNKLAYYMATGSGKTHILHINILQTKKYLRTEKKYFLIVPNNELALQHKKNLEKFGINNIGYIEDNRDTKLFKEVEKLILEYESNNYDLVILTVHQLRSFMSRYKDKDIGDFGDNILFVDEGHKGGESGWREDRNKLAGNNGFVFEYSATFAQAIKSNEKLLREYSKSIIYFYPYHKFHDDGYGKTPEFYPKEETSKVLSIMTENKSKTKIKEITVDKFKLFVQNLLSHYNQVKYYLKNKDDKEFSEKFKLPLNMFVVYRVGSNKNEDVSSHIYELYKLFQRFLKNENNETLNLILKYREDFNLDLPERDIFDEIITYCLYGDKNDDNQSIRVWEFSNNELSFSLGEPDKSFAVVYVGNVASISEFEKIKVKSHLYNSIIDNFLSDPDNSNIQFLIVGRKLLEGFDTIRINTLSLFEIGKSEGSLVVQLFGRGVRLKGSKEDPLKRENKHPVMEKLNIFGYNAEYLRDFIENVELYDVINEVEYVVKINFEDDSNGNPLYKDKKIPHIEKSFEESDEYFLLYKDEKIKSKIKKKISNYLEEYEDGLELQKLIQFKYIFNRVLEEVKYSHVLITYKDLEDIFNFLFDKKYKFKAYFKNLDALNEFIILMLKNYIYLLYNQKRKEYETEHITLKSLDETHKNLNFSYKIRVPENSEINKVLKNISKNGEINLSLNQSTFDNYCFETMYLENKDLNKKELFAIKVDRHIYYPLLCKINDDNILISPDRLEESEIKFVDKFCSFIKKENSLKENLTLLRNLKSGVGFSGFYPDFILWYLEEKENETIEHIIFIDPKGMTAHNVREVLEKSKLSLRLKELELKLREKDEFKNVRLHSFILLNQPLEEYLKIEEMKDSINNFFTEEIIGDTRKINIEELKDLMRLYNIFYLEEENVINGILNKLSTNLIDEYENIKKIFIEKYKKDEKLKQFFTEWQEIKTEKNLKNIKEKYGLCTQVIKKEEALIAFLLKILISDKDYEEYCKKLGEFSINFKELKDELKEQGMEILIEKFFDNLFSEILNGVPLAGKIYKATKEFLKRKGYNIP, encoded by the coding sequence ATGAGTATAGAAACCTATCTTCCATCTTACATGTCTAAATATGAAATAAAAGAAATATTAGAGAAGTTATTTTCTAATCAGCAGATATTAGACGCTTTGCTAAAAGGCAAAGATATATGTGCCAAGAAACCAGAAGAAATTAATAAAATTTCACCATTACATAAATATACATTTTTATACTTTCTTTTTGAAGAAATAATTGGATTCAAACAAAAAGAACTTTATAAAAGAAGTGATAAATATGATTTATTAACACAAGAAGATATAAAAATGTATTTAACTCAAAAACCTATATTTGAAAGGAAAAAAGATAAAATAGAAGAAGCTATTAGCAATACTTTAAATTATGAAAAAGAAATAAGAAAAAATATTGATGGATTTATATTTACTTATTATCAATTTTTTACAGTCCTTTTTACAGAACTTTTCTTTTTATTTAGAGAAAATATAGAAAGTGAGCTTAAAAAGTATATAGAAAAAAATTACTCTAAAGCAAAGGAAATTTTAGCAATAAAAAGAGATGAATTAGAACTTATTAAAAATACTAAAAAAGATAAAACTAAATTAGAAAAAAGCGTAGAATATTTTGAAAATTATGTTAATCAGCCTTTAAACAAACTTGCTTATTATATGGCTACTGGAAGTGGAAAAACTCACATACTTCACATAAACATCCTTCAAACAAAAAAATATTTAAGAACTGAAAAAAAATATTTTCTAATTGTCCCTAATAACGAACTTGCACTGCAACATAAGAAAAATTTAGAAAAGTTTGGAATTAATAACATTGGATATATAGAAGACAACAGAGATACTAAACTTTTTAAAGAAGTTGAAAAACTTATATTAGAGTATGAAAGTAATAATTATGATTTAGTAATTTTAACGGTTCACCAATTAAGATCTTTTATGAGTAGATATAAAGATAAAGATATTGGAGACTTTGGGGATAATATTTTATTTGTTGATGAGGGTCATAAAGGAGGAGAATCAGGGTGGAGAGAAGATAGAAATAAACTCGCAGGAAACAATGGATTTGTATTTGAGTATTCTGCTACTTTTGCTCAAGCTATTAAATCAAATGAAAAACTTTTAAGAGAATACTCAAAATCAATTATATACTTTTATCCTTATCATAAATTTCACGATGATGGATATGGAAAAACACCAGAGTTTTATCCTAAAGAAGAAACCTCAAAAGTTTTATCAATTATGACAGAAAACAAAAGTAAAACAAAAATTAAAGAAATTACAGTTGATAAATTTAAGCTTTTTGTTCAAAACTTGTTATCCCATTATAATCAAGTAAAGTATTATCTAAAAAATAAAGACGATAAAGAATTCTCTGAAAAGTTTAAATTACCATTAAATATGTTTGTTGTTTATAGAGTTGGTTCTAACAAAAATGAAGATGTTTCATCTCATATATACGAGTTATACAAATTATTTCAAAGATTTTTAAAAAATGAAAATAATGAAACTTTGAATTTAATTTTAAAATATAGAGAAGATTTTAACTTAGACCTTCCTGAAAGAGATATATTTGATGAAATAATTACTTATTGCCTTTATGGAGATAAAAATGACGATAATCAAAGTATTAGAGTATGGGAATTTAGCAATAATGAATTATCATTTTCCTTAGGAGAACCTGATAAATCATTTGCGGTTGTATATGTAGGAAATGTTGCATCTATATCTGAGTTTGAAAAAATAAAAGTGAAATCACATCTTTATAATTCTATCATAGATAATTTCTTATCAGACCCAGATAACAGCAATATTCAGTTCTTAATTGTAGGAAGAAAATTATTAGAAGGCTTTGATACTATAAGAATTAATACTTTATCTTTATTTGAAATTGGAAAAAGTGAAGGTAGTTTAGTAGTTCAGTTATTTGGGAGAGGTGTAAGACTAAAAGGTAGTAAAGAAGATCCTTTAAAAAGGGAAAATAAACATCCTGTTATGGAAAAATTAAACATATTTGGATATAACGCAGAATATTTGAGAGACTTTATAGAAAATGTAGAACTGTATGATGTAATAAATGAAGTTGAATATGTAGTAAAAATTAACTTTGAAGATGATAGTAATGGAAATCCTTTATACAAGGATAAAAAAATACCCCATATAGAAAAATCTTTTGAAGAAAGTGATGAGTATTTCTTACTATATAAAGATGAGAAAATAAAAAGTAAAATAAAGAAGAAAATTTCAAATTATTTAGAAGAGTATGAAGATGGTTTAGAGTTGCAAAAACTTATCCAGTTTAAGTATATATTCAACAGAGTTTTAGAAGAAGTTAAATACAGCCATGTATTAATAACTTATAAAGATTTAGAAGATATCTTTAACTTTCTTTTTGATAAGAAATATAAATTTAAAGCATACTTTAAAAATTTAGATGCTCTTAATGAGTTTATTATTTTAATGTTAAAAAATTATATTTATTTGCTCTATAATCAAAAAAGAAAAGAATATGAAACTGAGCATATTACTTTAAAATCCTTAGATGAGACACACAAAAACTTAAACTTTTCTTACAAAATAAGAGTCCCAGAAAATTCAGAAATTAACAAGGTCTTGAAAAATATTAGCAAGAATGGAGAAATAAATCTATCCCTAAATCAATCTACATTTGACAATTATTGTTTTGAAACAATGTATTTAGAAAATAAAGATTTAAATAAAAAAGAACTCTTTGCCATAAAAGTAGATAGACATATATACTATCCTCTTTTATGTAAAATCAATGATGACAATATTTTAATATCTCCAGATAGATTGGAAGAAAGCGAAATAAAATTTGTCGATAAGTTTTGCTCTTTTATAAAAAAAGAAAATAGTTTAAAAGAAAATCTTACACTACTAAGAAATCTTAAATCAGGTGTTGGATTTTCAGGTTTTTATCCTGATTTTATCTTATGGTATTTAGAAGAAAAAGAAAATGAGACTATTGAACATATAATTTTTATTGACCCTAAAGGAATGACGGCTCATAATGTAAGAGAAGTTTTAGAAAAATCTAAATTATCTTTAAGATTAAAAGAATTAGAATTAAAATTAAGAGAAAAAGATGAATTTAAAAATGTACGATTACATTCATTTATTCTTTTAAATCAACCTTTAGAGGAATATTTGAAAATTGAAGAAATGAAAGATAGTATAAATAATTTTTTTACAGAAGAAATTATTGGAGATACTAGAAAGATAAATATAGAAGAGTTAAAAGATTTAATGAGATTATATAATATTTTTTATTTAGAAGAAGAAAATGTAATTAATGGTATTTTGAATAAATTAAGTACTAACCTTATAGATGAATACGAAAACATCAAAAAAATTTTTATTGAAAAATACAAAAAAGATGAAAAATTAAAACAATTTTTTACAGAATGGCAAGAAATAAAAACTGAAAAAAATTTAAAAAACATTAAAGAAAAATACGGATTATGCACTCAAGTAATTAAGAAAGAAGAAGCATTAATTGCTTTCTTATTAAAGATTTTAATAAGTGATAAAGATTACGAAGAATACTGTAAAAAATTAGGTGAATTTTCAATTAACTTTAAAGAATTAAAAGATGAATTAAAAGAACAAGGAATGGAAATTTTAATAGAAAAGTTTTTTGATAACTTATTCTCCGAAATTCTTAATGGAGTTCCTTTGGCAGGAAAGATTTATAAAGCAACAAAAGAATTTCTAAAAAGAAAAGGATATAATATTCCTTAG
- the argJ gene encoding bifunctional glutamate N-acetyltransferase/amino-acid acetyltransferase ArgJ: protein MNIKIGVAKAGIKPSGDYDILVVKFPPSVYSGMFTQNSLAAAPVLYDRLVCEIQDKISALVINSGNANAATGQKGFENAEKMAIITAECLGLDKSEVMVFSTGVIGVQLPMDKVENGIKQACQNLQDLDLELAARAISTTDAFYKYYETTGMIDGEVFTVKGIAKGAGMIHPNMATMLAYIFTDVKIDKNLLDKATKLVVDRTFNSISVDGCESTNDSFVVVATGESNVEINDSNRVYFAKKLYEVALELAKMIVKDGEGATKLIEINVFQASSKEEAKKVAEAIATSNLFKTAMFGNDPNWGRILSAVGQLHLDIDFSKVKLYLGDFLLYNGEPMEFDRPSAIDYLKNNKEIVINLYLGRGEEEWTFYTCDLGYKYVEINAEYTT, encoded by the coding sequence ATGAATATTAAAATAGGTGTTGCAAAGGCTGGGATAAAACCATCAGGAGATTACGATATACTTGTTGTTAAATTTCCTCCTTCTGTTTACAGTGGAATGTTTACTCAAAACTCTTTGGCTGCAGCTCCAGTTTTGTACGATAGGTTAGTTTGCGAGATACAGGATAAAATATCAGCTTTGGTTATAAACAGTGGAAATGCAAACGCAGCAACAGGTCAAAAAGGTTTTGAAAATGCTGAAAAAATGGCAATAATTACCGCAGAGTGTTTAGGTTTAGATAAATCAGAAGTTATGGTGTTTTCAACAGGTGTGATAGGCGTTCAGCTTCCTATGGATAAAGTGGAAAATGGCATAAAACAAGCCTGCCAAAACCTTCAAGATTTAGATTTAGAATTGGCAGCAAGAGCTATATCTACAACAGATGCTTTTTATAAGTACTATGAGACAACTGGAATGATAGATGGAGAAGTCTTTACCGTAAAAGGTATAGCAAAAGGTGCAGGAATGATACATCCTAATATGGCAACTATGCTTGCTTACATATTTACAGATGTTAAAATAGATAAAAACCTTTTAGACAAAGCTACAAAACTTGTTGTAGATAGGACTTTTAACTCAATATCAGTAGATGGATGTGAGAGTACAAACGACAGTTTTGTAGTAGTTGCAACAGGAGAGTCAAACGTTGAGATAAATGATTCAAACAGAGTTTACTTTGCAAAAAAGCTATATGAAGTGGCTTTAGAACTTGCAAAAATGATCGTTAAAGATGGAGAAGGTGCTACAAAACTTATAGAGATAAACGTATTCCAAGCATCTTCAAAAGAAGAAGCTAAAAAAGTCGCAGAAGCTATAGCGACATCAAACCTTTTTAAAACTGCAATGTTTGGAAACGACCCAAACTGGGGAAGAATACTTTCAGCTGTAGGACAGCTCCACTTAGATATAGATTTTTCAAAAGTCAAACTTTATCTGGGAGATTTTTTACTTTACAATGGAGAGCCGATGGAATTTGATAGACCATCAGCTATTGATTACTTAAAAAATAATAAAGAGATTGTTATAAACCTCTACCTTGGTAGAGGCGAAGAAGAATGGACTTTCTACACCTGTGATTTAGGCTACAAGTATGTAGAGATAAACGCAGAATATACTACCTAA
- a CDS encoding rubredoxin, protein MKVLLKKESNVKYRCRVCGYVYDPEKGDEINLISPGIEFIDLPDKWRCPVCNYSKKEFRKV, encoded by the coding sequence ATGAAGGTGCTGCTGAAGAAAGAAAGTAATGTAAAGTATAGATGTAGAGTTTGTGGATACGTGTATGACCCGGAGAAAGGAGATGAGATAAATCTTATCTCTCCGGGGATAGAGTTTATAGACCTTCCGGATAAATGGAGATGTCCTGTTTGTAACTACTCAAAGAAAGAGTTTAGGAAGGTTTAG
- a CDS encoding (Fe-S)-binding protein, translating into MSHYIEPKLSIELAHQCVKCSACRQVCPTYSVVKEERSSPRGRLALAEAVVDGVLPLTEEIAAQWNQCAMCRRCEWICPNEVEYKEIMFRARNMAKEKSKKDYFKNVVFKGLAMMGNPLTKIGMKFAPALMEAYGKMLGKEVPEYNAVYIDVGIPKYAKLMPKPSAKPFGLRGKEVKSEKSKGKLLFFTGCMIDAFQGKVGESVLKLMEKAGYDVVVPKDIRCCGAPHLYSGEIDSFNKLMKHNKQEIDKYQFDYIVVACPTCGGALKEEYKYPVKDFAEILEEEGFFTFRGKGEKVTFHFPCHSYTAMKTDPNVYRNVLKNVKDANYVEGEEAMMCCGFAGYFSVANYEVASELQKRKIEDLKKTQATYVLSDCPGCVLNLADGMYKHGDYKNVKVMHLAEYLAERLEDEGAAEERK; encoded by the coding sequence ATGAGCCATTACATAGAGCCTAAACTTAGTATAGAGCTTGCCCATCAGTGTGTCAAATGTTCAGCTTGCCGTCAAGTTTGCCCAACTTACTCTGTTGTTAAAGAGGAAAGGTCTTCTCCAAGGGGAAGGTTAGCTCTGGCTGAGGCTGTAGTTGACGGAGTACTTCCTTTAACGGAAGAGATAGCAGCTCAGTGGAACCAATGTGCTATGTGTAGAAGATGTGAATGGATATGCCCTAATGAAGTAGAGTATAAAGAGATAATGTTTAGAGCCAGAAATATGGCAAAAGAAAAAAGTAAAAAGGATTACTTTAAAAATGTTGTTTTTAAAGGTCTTGCAATGATGGGTAATCCTCTTACAAAAATAGGAATGAAATTTGCTCCTGCTCTAATGGAAGCTTACGGAAAAATGCTTGGCAAAGAAGTGCCCGAGTATAACGCAGTTTATATAGATGTAGGTATTCCTAAGTACGCTAAACTTATGCCAAAGCCTTCTGCAAAACCTTTTGGTCTGAGAGGTAAAGAGGTAAAATCAGAAAAATCAAAAGGTAAACTTTTATTTTTTACTGGATGTATGATAGATGCATTTCAAGGAAAAGTTGGAGAAAGTGTTTTAAAGCTTATGGAAAAGGCTGGATACGATGTAGTTGTTCCAAAGGATATAAGATGTTGTGGAGCTCCTCACCTTTACAGTGGCGAGATAGATTCTTTTAATAAACTTATGAAGCATAATAAACAAGAGATAGATAAATACCAATTTGATTACATAGTGGTTGCGTGTCCAACATGTGGTGGAGCTCTAAAAGAAGAGTATAAGTACCCTGTTAAAGACTTTGCGGAAATATTAGAAGAGGAAGGATTTTTTACGTTTAGAGGTAAAGGAGAAAAAGTAACGTTCCACTTTCCGTGCCATTCTTACACAGCGATGAAAACAGACCCTAACGTTTATAGAAATGTTTTAAAGAATGTTAAAGATGCAAATTATGTAGAAGGGGAAGAGGCAATGATGTGTTGCGGGTTTGCGGGATACTTCTCTGTTGCAAACTACGAAGTAGCATCTGAACTCCAAAAAAGAAAGATAGAAGACTTGAAAAAAACTCAGGCAACTTATGTTTTAAGCGACTGTCCGGGATGTGTTTTAAATCTTGCTGATGGAATGTATAAGCATGGTGATTATAAAAATGTTAAAGTAATGCATTTAGCTGAATATTTAGCGGAGAGATTAGAAGATGAAGGTGCTGCTGAAGAAAGAAAGTAA